The window CAACTAAACTCATTGGGGCAGTAATCAAATCGGGGTTTTGAGGCATGGCAATAAATACAATTCCAATAAATGCAACATAACCTGCTATCGCAATTAATTTTTTTGTCTTTAGTTTTTGATATATTTTGTAAAATCCAAGTGCTCCAAATCCGGAAATTGCAATAAATGTCAAATACAAAATACCACGTAAAACAACTGTTTCTGGGTCACCTACGGTTGGAGGGTTTGCAGGATATTTTAAAAATGGGATAAAATAAATTGTTAACCACATAATTCCGGCTAAAACAAGTGATTTTTGAAGGTATGATTTTCCAGGAAGAGTGTTTCTAGAAAATGCAAAAATAATTCCAAACAACGAACCAATAGATATTCCTAGAATTACTCCAGCTAAAATTTGTCCCCCCTTTTGCCAATATCGGTATGAATCAAACTGAGCATAAAATTCAGGTGTTTCTTTTTCTTCACCTGATTCAAACAGATGCTGATTTTCAATTCCTATGGCTTGATCAAGTGAAGGTTCTACAAAAATAAGATTTAGACCACCATGAATAACTCCAGCAAATGCACCAGATACAATAACAATAATAACAAAAAGAAATGTTTTCATCAGTTTAAACCCCTAATGACAAGGAAAACCAGCTGCGTGTCTCATATCGTGAGTTAGCTCATGGATGTAAAGATCTTGATATGCTTGATCTCCGTAAACCAAACTAAAGATATGTCCCTGGTCAAATCCAACAACAAATAACCCGGCTGCAAAAACCATAGCCAATGCTACAATTGCAATAACAGGAACACCGTTTTTAGATACGTTGATTTGTCTTGATTGTGACATAAAATTTCTCTCGAATTAATGTATTTAAATTCTTGGATGATTTATCCAATTTATATAGAATCATGCGCAAAATCAT is drawn from Candidatus Nitrosarchaeum limnium SFB1 and contains these coding sequences:
- a CDS encoding hypothetical protein (hypothetical protein Nmar_0879) codes for the protein MSQSRQINVSKNGVPVIAIVALAMVFAAGLFVVGFDQGHIFSLVYGDQAYQDLYIHELTHDMRHAAGFPCH
- a CDS encoding hypothetical protein (hypothetical protein Nmar_0878), with protein sequence MKTFLFVIIVIVSGAFAGVIHGGLNLIFVEPSLDQAIGIENQHLFESGEEKETPEFYAQFDSYRYWQKGGQILAGVILGISIGSLFGIIFAFSRNTLPGKSYLQKSLVLAGIMWLTIYFIPFLKYPANPPTVGDPETVVLRGILYLTFIAISGFGALGFYKIYQKLKTKKLIAIAGYVAFIGIVFIAMPQNPDLITAPMSLVDSFRIVSAFTVSLFWISLGLILGSLWNHYRPDKEISSFN